ACATATGGGTAGTTTGAATAGTTTAGGGTTAAAAGAGAATTAATTTCGTATCAGCCGAGTTTAATAATCCTCCTATGTTGTGGTCAGGTCAGAACTGCTTTAAGTTCAGCTATAATATAtaactgagtgtttggtaaattgttTTCTAGAAGTGTCATGTGTATgaaaaacaatttcaaattaTCTGTTAAACTCTATGTAAGTAGTTTCTTAGTTGTGCGTTACCAAAATAGAGATatatacttttttgttttttttgaaatgatagAGATATATACTTAAATTGCATGCTTCTAATAATAGTAACTACTTACATACAACTAAGTATATATGTCTAGATGAATTCTCGAGACACATTGCCTAGATGaatttggcttttttttttggtaagatGGGGGCCAAAAAAGACCCAAAACAAAGAACACTAACTTAAGGCATTACAAACTTTCCTAGATCTAGGAACTTCACTCAAATCATCAAggaaggcattgataacttgaGGAGGAGGTTGCTCCATGTAGATAGTGCCTACGTCAGTGTCCAAACTACACTTAGATGGCACATCTGCAACCATGTTAACTTCTCGATACACATGAGCCACAATGCATTCTTCAAATCCAGCTTTCATTTGTAGGCAGCTATCAATAACACTCTTAAGAGGATGAAGGTTATCAACACCATTGTTCAACAACTGAACAATAAATTCTAAATCGCATTCAACTATAATTTTAGGGATATTCAATTGATAAGCCATCTGCAAACCAAGAAGCATCCCCCAAGCCTCAGCCTCAATGACTTTGCCATATCCCATGTATGAAGAAAAACCTTTTATCTAGGTTCCATTCTGATCTCTAAGCACACCCCCAGCACCAATGTTACCAGAATTGGATTTAATTAGCTCCATCAACATTGAGTTTTACCCATCCTATATCAGGTTTTGACCATTTAAAATCAATAACATACCTCACATTTGAATCAGGtggcactactagaatttttctcatatacattggccaaaaaccgatgtaaaaaaaaatttgtacccatgtgttagtgggtgatgtaaaagatcgccaaaaaatagacatcggttaaaaaccgatgtcccatACAACAATAAACATCGGATTAGATTCCAAAATCGATGTTAAACTGCTATTATGATCACAAATTGGtgtttttagatattgttaaaccttcatatttatgcatttaatgcttaacGAAATATAGGTCCAATAGCACTAGTATTCATCttaacatcgttactcattcTAGAAACGATGTGTAATATATTCTTAGACATCGGTATTTTTGAAATTTGCCTGCTGTTTATAAGCTTTACGGGTACTTGCCATATATCACACTATTTAAGATTGATTCTACATTCTTTTGTATTACTCGACCGATGTTCATTATTATGTTaaacatcgtttccttttaCGAAGTGATGTCCAAGCTTATATTAAACATCAGTTTTTGAGGTTAACACTGATGTTCATACTTATACTAAACAtcgtttttcatttaataaatcgatgtccattgcattgttttacatcgtttcttacttaataagtCGATATCCATTGcgttgttttacatcgtttcttacttaataactTGATGTGCACTTAATAAAGAGACATCGATTTCTGTTTCGAATCTGATGTATCATCTCTTTAATGACATCGTTTTTGTAGTTTAATACTAATTTGAAATAGGTGTATATACATCATGTCCTTTATATGAGCATGATGTCTACTAACTTTCTAATTGCTGctacaaaatcaaccaaatccacaTTTGACAACATGAAATCccaaataatttgaatatggggcattgcattaatttgtatccaacatcaaagatgttaatagttaaaaaaaaataggcaAAATGACCCCAACCTACTTCAATGCTAGCCTAAAACATACAATTGCAATAACTACATGTAGTTTAATTTGTTCGCAACTGCTGCAACAATACAACTACTCCAAAATGGTTCAAAAAAATctagctagccttactcaaaatcacttTGCTAGTCTCCATCTATAGCAAAGTCTACAAATAGTTAGCCACTTCAATGTGGTACCTCGTCAAGTTGTTTTTGGGTGTATCCTTTCGATTCTTTGCTGCCTgctaaaaacatataaaataacATAAGTCATAATCATCAGGTAAAAGGGTTTGTGATTATAGACAAGCAATCGTCTCTAAGCTGGCCGCATAATACAAAATAAATTAAGGCTTTAGTTTGGTCTTCATAAAGATAAGAGTGGAAGGTTAGGGTCAGAGAAGTATAATATAATTGCACGTGTATAAAGCTTCAAGGTAGTATCCTTAAAATATTATTTGTTAGCTCAAAGGCAACTAGACTAAGCCTCCTTCAACTTTAAACTTTTAGAACATCTAATTTCTATACCATGAAATACTAAAGAGAGATATATATTGAAAGTAGTCCGTCACAATTTTTGTTACTTTCAATTGCAAATTCCTAAGAAGAGCTGTAAAGGATTGAACGGGACTATAGAGGAGACATATGTCTCAATAGGTAAAGGCAACTTTAAGAAGAACCATAAAGCACATCGAGGAGCATAACTTATTCCCTGATAACAAAATTCccattaggaaaaaaaaaagaataataataaaaaaaaataccaagACTGCACAAGAAGGTACATGATAGAATTGATTGACATATATTATAGATGATCTTCAATTGAGAAAATCACTGATAGCCCAGCTCAAAGGTATTGAGTGCAAAGTGCATCTTAACACTAGCAACAAGGTCGGATCATCTCAAATATGGCACATATTAATAAAGACAAACATGTAACATATTTTACAACCAGTTGCTAATGGTATCTGTTAAGGAAAGATGACTACAATAAAAAAAGTGTAAAAGATAAGAAACCAAATTAAGTTGTAATATTTACTTGCTCGTCATTTTCCACAATGAAATCATGGTAGTGATGTAGATTAGTTATATAAAGTACCTCTTTGATGAGATCACTCAGTGCAGCAACACCAAGGACAACCAACAGCAGCGTACAACATATATGATTTCTACTCTCTCAAATTTCTACATATCTTCCCCACAAACCTGGcaaatgaaaaatcaaaagaatgTTAGAGCTCCGAAATGCTGTCCAATACATGTAATCATTTTCATATTCGCAATATGGGGGCAGCACATAACTTGTCTATGTCATATATATTAGTCCATGGGCGGCCGCTGTTGTTTCCCCAACATGCCACAGAAATGCATGCTGTTTCATTGAATCGAAATCCTAAACCACAGACTAAAAGCTGAAATTGCACATATAGCTTAATGACATAGTCACGTAGGTTTCAAAAGCAAATTCACGCAACCGTGAAGATCCTTTTCGCAAAATTAGATCAAAGGGTATGGAAACAAATATTTTGTCAGATAGCGAATTACAATTCAGATTACATCAAACGGAAAGTAAATACGAGACTCAAAACCAAGAAAATATATGAGATTAATAAATTCATATTCCAATCCGAGTCATACATAATGCAAATCAATAGCCCAATTAAGAAGCAAGGTATAATAGTTAACCCTAAGAAGCAATCCCAGATTCACAAAACTTTCACCAAACCATCATAACCCAGAAGAACAAAGGCCTAAGACGACAAAATATCAGACTCTAATGTCCTTTCCATTCCCAAAATCTCTACTGCAAAGCGAGATATGTTAGCCTCTTTCAAAAGTTCATCTCCCAATTAATGAACACCATTGAAGGTGTTCAGATATATAGTACCTCGTGATAGTTGTCACCTCATGAAAGATGTTCAGATCTTTTGAAGACAAGAGACAAGTGACAAGTGATAAGATTAAGGCATGGTTCTTGCTTGCAAAGTTGAAGGATTGATAGATAATGTAATGCAAAAACAAACATAGCTATACAATCTTAGCAAATACATCCACAGATAaccaaagttgaaggattgACCAGATAACTTTGCATCCATTTAATGTGAATAACCAACAAGATCAATAAGAACTCAAGTACCTTCccaagttgatcaaatccatcTAATTGGTTAGGCAACTCCATGACTGTTCGTTGGATTTCACAGTCTACACTGGTCCCTTCGCTAAAATGCCATCCATCAATAGCATCAATCTCATCCATAAAAATGATACAGGGCTAGACATGAAGTCAAAAAACAAGGTATGCTTTTTAACAGTAATATGCAGAGAAAATGTCGAACAAATTTCAAGCCCAAACCTGGTGATCACAAGCATAACCAAACATTTCCCTTATCAATCTTGCACTTTCACCAATGTACATgagcaaacaaaaataataagcaCATTGTAGTATGATAACATTAATAATAGAATGTTCAAGGGTAGACAGATACAAATTCAATTCATATAATTAATAATAGAATCGTAATTGCCTCTCTTGGAAGAGCCCTCATGATAGTCAGAGTAGCCATATCCAAAACATAATTACTTCCACATTTCTCAAACAATTATGTTCCACATTTCTCAAACACAAAGCAGCTCTAACAAAATTACATTCActgaaagtttccattttctacTTAGAGGCCAATCAATCCCAACAAAATCATAATCACCAAGAGTTTCCAGGAACTATGTTTATGTTCTAAACAAAGAAAGGTCCAAACTTACCGGGCTGAAAACTGAGCTTCAATCTATTCAACAATTACCGTTTTCAATCTCTTCAACCTGTAGCACCACAAAACATTCAAACCCTCACATACTTCAGCATCCACCACAACATTCAAAACACCAATATTAACACAAAACTCGAAAACAacatatacaaaaaaaaaaaacaaaaacaaatgcacTTACTCTTTCCAACCAATGAATGGTTCACAAAGTTCAGATCTTTAGGCAGAAATGACATAATGTGAAGAAGATCTACACAACCTACAAACAAAAAAGCatatcaaaaacacaaaaatcatAAGCAACCCAGAAACAATGAACTGAAATCCAAGCAGTACCGTCTTGTTTGAGAAGTGGGTAGTCATCAACAATGAGACTGATGAACCAGTCCCAATTGGTTGACAACCGGAGCAGAATTGACACGCCGTGGAGCACAGCCACCACCACCtccctctcctcctctctcctcCCGCTATCTTCGCCTTTTACCTCTTCGCCTTTCACGTCTTCCTCACCCTCGCCTCCTCCTTCGCCTCCCTCACCTACGCCACACTCTCCCCACCTTCGTCCCCCTCCCCCCATATCCCACCCGACTCGTTTCTCTTCCCGACCCAGCAGAGCCACCGCGTCGTCTACCACGATAACAACTCCTCCGATCCGACCCCTCCTTCCTTGGCCCACCTCCTCTCCGGGTctaaagcctacttgggttgGATCCTACACCTCCTTGATGCCACCTACCACCCCAGAAACCAATACCTCCTCCAGCTCGATCACTTTGCTTCCCAGACAAACCGTGACCAACTGGCCCTCAAGGTCCAATCTGTCCCCCTCTTCAGAGCCGCCTAGAACGTCCATCTCATCGGTAAAGCTGACGTTGTGTACCGAAAAGGGTCGTCTTCTATCTCGTTCACTTAAAAGAGAGCCGGAGAGGAAGGAGGAAAGGGCTAGAGTTTCGGGGAAGAGCCAGAGAGGGGTCGCGTGCTAGTTCTTTCGGAGATGAAGTGAGTGAGGTGAAAATGGGCTGCCAAAGAGAGTGGGAAAACTAACCAAGTGTGTGGGAAACGAAAATTTTGTTCCCCCCGTGTCGAAATTTTTAACTTAGTTTTCTCCGcgtttttttttgaattttagaaTCAAATTATATACATCAGTCAACAGTAATAAAAGAtgttaattatataaatagaaaTCGAATTTTCAAAAACCGATGTTAGaatatttttttacatcgcgtgaattTCTCACCGATATAATTGTCATGATGTCTAACAgtaaaattctagtagtgtggtTTGGCTTGGGCTAAAGACCATTCAGTAACAGCGTCAGTGATAATCTTCAAGGGAAGCATTGGAAGTTTTCCTCAAACACCCCTTTATTCCTCCACTCCCAAATATACCAACATGTAAAGAAGAAGACAATACACCATTGGTTATCACCATAGTATCTCTTGGAGCAATGGGTATTAGCAGCAAGCCAAGCACCCTAATCCAACACCATGGCCCTTTGCATACTGTGAAAACAAATGATCCTATTCCAAATATGACATACTTTAGGACAATCTCTAAACAAATGACTCAGGGATTCCTCATAGTTATGGCATCCAGGACAAGTAGCGTTACTGGAGAACTTTCTTTTGACCCTCTCAACATTAGTGAGAAGTTTTCCATGGATTAAAAGCCAAGCGaacactttcaattttggagGCATGCATAACTTCCAAATAaacttccaggtaaaatttggTAGACCAGATTCTTTGAAATGGATCATATAGGCGGAGTTGACTATAAAATGCCTATTTGATGAATCCCAATCCTCTTCTACTGTTTTTTTAGCAGAAGCATACCAAATATTGGGATCCTGAAATTTATAAATGATATTTTGATGAGTCCAGGGTTTCTACTTTGTGGCGACTATTTTTCGTAAGTGTGGTTTTTGGgtattgactttttctttaattagttTGATCTAAGTCCAAAACTCACACCTCATCTTAGATATTGGGCTCATTCCAGGCCAGCCCAGAAAGGGCCCAGTTTTTGTCCAAACGGTGCCTTCTTCTTGTCTCCCAAGTAAATTCCCGTATCTCAAACCCAAACACCGAGTTCCAATAGACACAGAGAGTTCCCGAATATACAGAAGCCACAAAACCAGAGAAGAAAGCCAAATTCCAATTCAAGCGAACCAAACCAAGAAATGGGTTGGGTATGGAGGGACGACGACGTTAATCCGTCTGCGGCTGACATCAGCCCCCGATCGGACGGCGACCGATGCTCCACGAGAAAGATGGTAAGGACGCAGTGCAAGACGGAGGAGGTGGAGCCTGGAAAGTTCATCAGAAAGTGCGAGAAGACCGAGGAGCTTCTCCGCGACTGCGTTGGCCGGTaacttcatctctctctctctctctctctctctctctctctctctctctctctctctctctctctctccattttccttgaATTCCATAGATATCAGAGCTGTCACCGTGAATTGTTTTGGTGAATGGTTTGAAATTTCTCTGCGTGAGGATTTTAATTTTGTAAAATTGGCTTCTTTTGTGGCTTACTTTATGAGTCTGTGATAGTTATTTGAAGTTGGGGTTTTAGTAAACAAACAAAGGAATTCTAAGATTTGAAGGTTATAATTTGCGGAAGGTATTGATAATGCTATCTTGGATTAGGCACTGAATTTATGGTGTACACTTATTTGGGTTCGAATGGGCCAAGGCTTGATTAGTAAAGTTGATTGTTTGTAATGCTGTAGGACTGTTTAACCTTTTTAGAAAAGACTGAAATTGTGTTGTTGGGACGTCTTTCCAGAGTTAAGATCAGGAAAGGGTTAGAAAACGGAATTCTGACAATACAGTTCTTAAAAGAGAATCGAAagacttttttctttctttttgcaaGAAAACAAAGTTGAAGACATGTAAGATGAATCTTGATGCCTTCATTATGCAAATTTTTAAGTGTGTTTGATGGACAGTCTTGTGAAGAAGGCTAGCGTGTTGTTTATAGGATTTCTGGTCTTCCTTGTTCAAATAGGATTACAACTCATAAGCTTGTTTTAGCTTCTGAGCACTGTTTCATGATGGCAATGATCAACCCAAACATTAAACATGAAATATGCTATTTGTGggaaatcaagaaagaaaatattGGTTCCGCTGTAATTTGGTCAAAACACTTTCTAAAGTGAATCaagattctttctttctttctatttgcaagcaaacaaaattgaagaactCTAAGATGAGTTTTATGTCCTCAATATGCAACTTGGTATGTTCATATGATTTGCATTTTAGTGAAGAATGAATAGCATGTTATTTTTAGGTTTGCTAAATCTCCCTTGAATGACAACTCCTAAGACTTCTTGTATGATTACTCCACATAGAGGTAGTATGTGGCTTTTGATTATCGTAAATTAGATGAACAAGCTCATACGTACTTTTATGGTGATGTAAAATAGGTTGTTGCTGCCCTTATTAGAACCAATGTAACCAAAGTATCAATATGATTGAACATCAGTTCTGCAAGTTTTGATGCAATTCATTTCTGGATAACTGATTCTTGTGGTTTTAAATGGCTCATTTGTAGTTTAAAGGGCATCCTAAACTCATTTTATGGCTGATTAATGGTAGGATGAGCTATCTTTGCAGCAAAAACTGTTCGACTAAACATACcaatcttttttctctctttcctctTGTTGAGCATTGTTGGTTCCTATTGGCTTGTTTACTATAACATTGACCAACGTATAAAATCTGTTCTGCACTTTACTTTTTATTAGGCCCGTTGAAGTGGTACAATCCAACAAAGAGTACACCGAAGATGATGTCACGGACCAGGTGATGAAAGGGTCTGTGCCCTTTGGATCATCAGACAATGGAGCATTTAACTTCCCTGGACTACAGAGTGATATTGATGAAATTGAACGCAACTTCTTAGGTGGGCTCAGCCGATTCTTTGAAGCTGCTGAGGATATGAAGAATGGATTCTTCAGTTCATTTGGCATTCCACTCATCTTTGATGAGGGACCCTCTACTACACTACCATCTCCGAGGAGAGAGATACCTATTGACAGCCATCGTCAGCAGGAAGATGGCACAAAATCTGGGGAGGTTGATCTTTCTGGGTTGGCAAGAGATGTTTGAAAAAGCCTCGTCTAGATCACTTTGAAGTTGCCAGGTGGTTTGTTGAGAGAATGACTATGTTCACTTCTGCTGTTCTCATCCTACCTTTCTTTTCTACTTAGTGTAGGGTACATGTTTATAGGAGTGGACTTTCTATGAGTGCTTGACTACAAGCCCATTGCAGTAATATTGTCACACGTTTAAGCAATATCATGGTTTTGGTTTTAGCATGAATCATTTCATTGCCTTAATATGTGAATGTGGATATTCAAAGAGTACAGAATTGCTTGGTTTGAATGGACTGTAATTGATCAGAGGAATTATTAGTTCAGATAAAAGAAAGGCCTTCTCACTAGAGGATATaattaaggatttaagggtggtTGTATCTGAAATTCCGAAGTTGCTCAGTGGTCGTTATACTTTTGTTAATATAATCTTCTGCCACGTTTCGTTTCATCATTTACTGAACTATACTGAGAGACGGTCTTGACGATGGCAGCATGAAGATCGATTCGATCCTGGGACCAAATCCTGTTTGAGTGACATAACTCTTCCTTTCGGGAAGGGATTaggaaaatccttttttttttttaatcaaatatgTCAAATTTGATTAATAATTCCAACAAGCAATACAAAATTGATTCACGTCTAAAGGATCAAGAGTACAAAAACCTATTTTAAAGAATAAACTCTCAATACCCCCTAAAATAAGGGTTTGACTCCGTCATTCCAAAATAAAAGGAGCAATCTTATAATTCTCAGTGTTTAGGTGCGTCACTTTATTTTTTCATTGTAGTCGAACTTAAACATGTGTTTAAGAGATAACTAACCATATACTAATAAGAGGTTTACATATTCTCAAGAAGAAAGGAGATGTATGCGTGGTGGTTCAGGTTAGATCCCATGAGCGAACAAAAATTAGATCTGTATTGGATATCACTTGAATTACCTCATCTATATATCCTCCGGTTTCCCTGTTTGGACAGCAGGAGTACTCCATGATAATATGCCTTAGATGATCCACATCTAAAGATCAGGCTCGAATGAGCACTCTAAATCTAAAATTTTGCGGTGTTCGAATCCTCACGAATTACGAACTGGTGTATATGACATTTCCCTAAATTTTCACAAAGATTAAAAGTGACCAAGAAAAAAATTGAGGTTTAAAGTTGATCCTCATGTGATCCTAGcccctaatttttttatatcatGCCTTTCTTGTATTGGAACATCACATGTTTCTCGTACATTGACCGAATTCTCAAAGTATCTTGAAGAATCCGTCAAGAGTTAGTGGAGCACCTCAAAGTCTTGCTGGAAATTTTGGTCAGCGTTCTCTATATTATCACGAAGTTTCCAAAACAAGCACCCACCAATCGAATGCAGTTAATGCTACACAACTACAATGCCATTGTTGACCAAACAAAGAAGCCAACCT
Above is a genomic segment from Rosa chinensis cultivar Old Blush chromosome 3, RchiOBHm-V2, whole genome shotgun sequence containing:
- the LOC112192480 gene encoding fra a 1-associated protein, encoding MGWVWRDDDVNPSAADISPRSDGDRCSTRKMVRTQCKTEEVEPGKFIRKCEKTEELLRDCVGRPVEVVQSNKEYTEDDVTDQVMKGSVPFGSSDNGAFNFPGLQSDIDEIERNFLGGLSRFFEAAEDMKNGFFSSFGIPLIFDEGPSTTLPSPRREIPIDSHRQQEDGTKSGEVDLSGLARDV
- the LOC112194310 gene encoding uncharacterized protein LOC112194310 → MGYGKVIEAEAWGMLLGLQMAYQLNIPKIIVECDLEFIVQLLNNGVDNLHPLKSVIDSCLQMKAGFEECIVAHVYREVNMVADVPSKCSLDTDVGTIYMEQPPPQVINAFLDDLSEVPRSRKVCNALS